A genomic segment from Cryptosporangium minutisporangium encodes:
- a CDS encoding response regulator transcription factor — IGEEMFLAEKTVKNYVSSLLSKLGLERRTQAAILATKLLGPGASSA, encoded by the coding sequence ATCGGCGAGGAGATGTTCCTGGCCGAGAAGACCGTGAAGAACTACGTCTCCAGCTTGCTCTCCAAGCTCGGCTTGGAGCGACGAACCCAGGCCGCGATCCTGGCGACGAAGCTACTCGGGCCCGGCGCGTCCAGCGCCTGA
- a CDS encoding pyridoxamine 5'-phosphate oxidase family protein, whose amino-acid sequence MAESSTPSPPRSLVVLDRGESLTLLAGVSVGQVVFTHRALPDVLPVNFRLDGDAVVIRVATGSALARVAEGAVLAFHADRIDEAARTGWSVTVVGRVAEVTDPAERRRIAELPLRSWVGDGRDHFIRIATDRVTGCVLA is encoded by the coding sequence GTGGCAGAGTCTTCGACGCCTTCCCCGCCCCGAAGCCTCGTCGTGCTCGACCGCGGCGAGAGTCTCACGTTGCTGGCCGGTGTGTCGGTCGGGCAGGTCGTGTTCACCCACCGGGCACTGCCCGACGTTCTTCCGGTCAACTTTCGGCTGGACGGCGACGCGGTGGTGATCCGGGTGGCGACCGGCTCCGCACTCGCTCGTGTCGCCGAAGGAGCCGTCCTCGCGTTCCACGCCGATCGCATCGACGAGGCCGCCCGGACCGGCTGGAGCGTCACCGTCGTGGGACGCGTCGCCGAGGTGACCGACCCCGCTGAGCGTCGGCGTATCGCCGAGCTCCCACTGCGCTCCTGGGTCGGCGACGGTCGCGACCACTTCATCCGGATCGCCACCGACCGCGTCACCGGCTGCGTCCTGGCCTGA
- the adhP gene encoding alcohol dehydrogenase AdhP, producing MRAAVVPALGAPLEIRDLPVREPGPGQILVRIEASGLCHTDIHAARGDWPVTPTAPFVPGHEGVGVVTGVGPGVNSVALGDRVALPWLGHACGHCRYCISGRETLCAAQQNTGYSIDGSYAEYAIADASYAVLVPEGVDPIDAAPLTCAGVTTYKAVKVAGIQPTELVSVVGVGGLGHLAVQYASIVGGTVVGVDVREDKLQLAKDLGATYTVNAATTDPVAAIQELGGADVAIVLAASSAAAEAALASLRPGGRLVLVGLPKDGAIQLPIFDTVLHGKQVIGSIVGTRQDLAEVFGLHALGRTRVITQARALDDVNAAFDEVLAGDVPARLVFTRF from the coding sequence ATGCGCGCCGCCGTTGTGCCCGCCCTCGGTGCCCCGCTGGAGATCCGTGACCTGCCGGTTCGCGAGCCCGGCCCCGGTCAGATCCTGGTCCGGATCGAAGCGTCCGGGCTGTGCCACACCGACATCCACGCTGCTCGCGGCGACTGGCCGGTCACACCGACCGCGCCGTTCGTCCCCGGACACGAAGGCGTCGGAGTGGTCACCGGCGTCGGCCCGGGAGTGAACTCGGTCGCGCTCGGGGACAGGGTCGCGCTGCCCTGGCTCGGCCACGCCTGCGGGCACTGCCGGTACTGCATCTCGGGCCGCGAGACGCTCTGCGCTGCGCAGCAGAACACCGGCTACTCGATCGACGGCAGTTACGCCGAGTACGCGATCGCCGACGCCTCCTACGCCGTGCTGGTGCCGGAGGGAGTCGACCCGATCGACGCCGCCCCGCTGACCTGCGCCGGTGTCACCACGTACAAGGCGGTCAAGGTCGCCGGAATCCAGCCGACCGAGTTGGTCAGCGTCGTCGGCGTCGGCGGGTTGGGGCACCTGGCCGTGCAGTACGCGTCGATCGTCGGCGGCACCGTTGTCGGCGTCGACGTCCGGGAGGACAAGCTGCAGCTGGCCAAGGACCTCGGCGCCACCTACACGGTCAACGCCGCCACGACCGATCCGGTCGCGGCGATCCAGGAACTCGGCGGCGCGGATGTGGCGATCGTGCTGGCCGCCAGCTCCGCAGCCGCCGAGGCCGCGCTGGCCTCCCTGCGGCCGGGCGGCCGGCTCGTGCTGGTCGGGCTGCCCAAGGACGGCGCGATCCAGCTGCCTATCTTCGACACCGTTCTGCACGGCAAGCAGGTGATCGGATCGATCGTCGGCACGCGGCAGGACCTGGCCGAGGTGTTCGGGCTGCACGCCTTGGGCCGGACCCGGGTGATCACGCAGGCCCGCGCGCTGGACGACGTCAACGCGGCCTTCGACGAGGTGCTCGCGGGCGACGTCCCGGCGCGGCTGGTCTTCACCCGCTTCTGA
- a CDS encoding GNAT family N-acetyltransferase has protein sequence MTSTDWGLDHHPEFDVAPVDALLADGTVVLVRAVVPEDADGLRRLHVDASGTSRRMRFFTVGDTAARQYAEHLAHPDDGHLALVAVRDDEILGVASAEPPDSYSRRADGPPEAEVALMVTDRLHHAGIGTLLLEHLAAAARRAGITRFTADVLTENRAMMAVFADAGFTVSTGRPDASTVQVTVDLTGTAVLAAAVAERERRADAASLTPILAPRSVVVVGAGRQPGGVGRSVLTNLLAGGFTGRLAAVNQKVAPGSTIGEVPAYPAVADVPEPIDLAVIAVPAGQVAAALAECGRTGVRAAVVLSSGFAEIGGRAAEQELVAVAHRYGMRLVGPNCLGVLNLDPSIRLNATFADLRTGTTSEAPDGVGIGLASQSGALGIAVLDAAARRGLVVSEFLSLGNKADVSGNDALLYWEHAPGVRVIALYLESIGNPRRFRRIAARIAEHKPIVALRSGRSAAGARAGASHTAAAATPDATTTALFRDAGVLAVETTEELLDVAALLATQPVPAGTRIGVVGNAGGPGALAADAAAAAGARVPELSEATVAALRREVPGAAAVSNPVDLGAEASPTAYLSALATLLASGEVDAVVVLHAVTRAQPVTAVVDAVQWAAGAYPDVPTAGVLLGAEPPRGGTVPWYPFGESAARAVARAGSLAEWRSWPHLPAEVPGFDEAAVAELVATAPRSDDGWLDAEAAFRLLDLVGIPACRTVPVIGADDAVRAAGEFGTAVVLKSAAPGLVHKTDRGGVAIGLRTPADVAAAAATISRNTGSDAFLVQTMATGHLELTAGLVAPEGGVPVVLVGAGGVHEEVLADKVLSTCPLDAGSALAMLDELRCAPLLRGHRGSPPLDRAAVADVLDRLARLTAIAPQIAELDLNPLLVDEHGLTAVDIAVRCHRTLPDGRPPRRDPVADDYARALG, from the coding sequence GTGACCAGCACCGACTGGGGGCTCGACCACCACCCGGAGTTCGACGTGGCGCCGGTCGACGCGCTGCTCGCGGACGGGACCGTGGTGCTCGTCCGGGCGGTCGTCCCGGAGGACGCCGACGGTCTGCGGCGCCTGCACGTCGACGCATCCGGCACCAGCCGTCGGATGCGGTTCTTCACGGTGGGCGACACCGCAGCGAGGCAGTACGCCGAGCACCTCGCGCACCCGGACGACGGCCATCTGGCGCTCGTCGCGGTCCGCGACGACGAAATCCTCGGGGTGGCGTCCGCCGAGCCGCCGGACTCCTACAGCCGTCGGGCGGACGGTCCGCCCGAAGCCGAGGTCGCGCTGATGGTGACCGACCGGCTCCACCATGCCGGGATCGGCACTCTGCTGCTCGAGCACTTGGCCGCGGCGGCCAGGCGCGCCGGGATCACCCGCTTCACCGCCGATGTCCTCACCGAGAACCGAGCGATGATGGCGGTGTTCGCCGACGCTGGCTTCACCGTGTCGACCGGACGTCCGGACGCCTCGACGGTCCAGGTCACCGTAGATCTGACCGGCACTGCGGTGCTGGCCGCCGCGGTCGCCGAGCGTGAGCGGCGTGCGGACGCTGCCTCCCTCACCCCGATCCTCGCGCCCCGATCCGTCGTGGTCGTCGGCGCCGGACGGCAGCCGGGTGGAGTCGGCCGCTCCGTCCTGACCAATCTTCTCGCCGGTGGGTTCACCGGCCGGCTCGCAGCGGTCAACCAGAAGGTGGCACCGGGCAGCACCATCGGAGAGGTCCCGGCCTATCCCGCGGTCGCGGACGTCCCGGAGCCGATCGACCTCGCGGTCATCGCGGTCCCGGCCGGGCAGGTCGCCGCCGCGCTGGCCGAGTGCGGCCGGACCGGTGTGCGCGCAGCCGTCGTGCTGTCCTCCGGCTTCGCCGAGATCGGTGGACGGGCGGCCGAGCAGGAACTCGTCGCCGTCGCCCATCGCTACGGGATGCGGCTGGTCGGCCCCAACTGCCTCGGTGTACTCAACCTGGATCCGAGTATCCGGCTGAACGCCACCTTCGCCGACTTGCGGACGGGCACCACCTCCGAGGCGCCGGACGGCGTCGGGATCGGGCTGGCCTCCCAGTCCGGAGCGCTGGGCATCGCCGTCCTGGACGCGGCAGCTCGCCGCGGTCTCGTGGTGTCGGAGTTCCTCTCACTCGGCAACAAGGCCGACGTCAGCGGCAACGACGCGCTGCTCTACTGGGAGCACGCGCCGGGCGTGCGGGTGATCGCGCTGTACCTGGAGTCGATCGGCAACCCGCGCCGGTTCCGACGGATCGCGGCCCGCATCGCGGAGCACAAACCGATCGTCGCGCTCCGCAGCGGGCGCTCCGCCGCCGGCGCCCGAGCCGGGGCTTCCCACACCGCCGCGGCCGCCACCCCGGATGCAACCACCACCGCTCTGTTCCGCGACGCCGGTGTGCTCGCGGTGGAGACCACCGAGGAGTTGCTCGACGTCGCCGCTCTGCTGGCCACCCAACCGGTACCCGCTGGAACACGAATCGGGGTCGTCGGCAACGCAGGCGGCCCCGGTGCCCTGGCTGCGGACGCCGCGGCAGCGGCCGGTGCTCGGGTGCCGGAGCTGAGCGAAGCGACCGTCGCCGCGCTACGGCGCGAGGTTCCGGGTGCCGCCGCTGTGTCCAATCCGGTCGACCTCGGCGCCGAGGCGTCCCCGACGGCCTATCTCTCCGCGCTGGCCACGCTGCTGGCCTCCGGTGAAGTGGACGCCGTCGTGGTGCTGCACGCGGTGACCCGCGCGCAGCCCGTCACCGCTGTCGTCGACGCCGTCCAGTGGGCGGCCGGCGCTTACCCCGACGTCCCGACGGCGGGTGTCCTGCTCGGCGCGGAGCCGCCCCGCGGCGGGACGGTGCCCTGGTACCCGTTCGGCGAATCCGCGGCCCGCGCCGTCGCCCGGGCCGGAAGCCTCGCGGAGTGGCGTTCCTGGCCCCACCTACCCGCTGAGGTCCCCGGCTTCGACGAGGCCGCAGTCGCGGAGCTGGTGGCCACCGCGCCACGATCGGACGACGGATGGCTGGACGCGGAGGCCGCGTTCCGGCTGCTCGACCTGGTCGGAATCCCTGCCTGCCGCACCGTGCCGGTCATCGGAGCCGACGACGCCGTCCGTGCCGCCGGCGAGTTCGGAACCGCGGTCGTCCTCAAGTCGGCCGCGCCCGGCCTCGTTCACAAGACCGATCGGGGCGGAGTGGCGATCGGGCTACGCACGCCGGCGGACGTCGCCGCGGCCGCCGCCACGATCAGCCGGAACACCGGCTCCGACGCCTTCCTCGTGCAGACGATGGCCACCGGACATCTCGAGCTGACCGCGGGCCTCGTCGCGCCGGAGGGCGGCGTGCCGGTCGTCCTGGTCGGCGCGGGCGGTGTCCACGAGGAAGTCCTCGCGGACAAGGTGTTGTCCACCTGCCCGCTGGACGCCGGTTCGGCCCTCGCGATGCTGGACGAACTCCGGTGCGCGCCGCTGTTGCGCGGGCACCGCGGGAGCCCGCCCCTGGACCGCGCAGCGGTCGCCGACGTCCTCGACCGACTGGCCCGGCTGACGGCGATCGCTCCGCAGATCGCCGAACTCGACCTCAATCCACTCCTGGTGGACGAGCACGGTCTGACGGCTGTGGACATCGCCGTGCGCTGCCACCGAACTCTTCCCGACGGCCGTCCGCCGCGCCGTGACCCGGTCGCGGACGACTACGCCCGAGCGCTGGGCTGA
- a CDS encoding cation-transporting P-type ATPase, producing MDSRSTVIGTTPLDSPWAARAADVAAALGVDMVTGLTAGEAARRLAESGPNVIATEQDRSLFASVLAQLRETMILVLLAAAVLTALTGDFADMAVILLVIVVNTAVGVIQERRALGAVAALRAMAAPSARVRRDAHVLEVAATDLVPGDVLILTEGDIVGADARLVEANDLTVDEALLTGEALPSTRSAEPTGGVGTPVGDRSSMAHGGTLVVHGSAAAVVVATGVRSAIGGISVLLEQAETPVTPLQRRLARLGRILSVVAVVACLLVAALGLLRGQDWELVVITGISLAVAAIPEALPAVVALSLAAAARRMARKGAIVRTLPAVETLGSVTVLASDKTGTLTSGEMAAVAVWTPSDGEHALDGAPLPDQPRELLEAAVLCSDAIPGEPGGDMTEVALVDGAVRAGLDVAAVRAANPRTGVVPFDADRRDMSTTHGTFTLTKGAPEVVLLPQETEARTVADEWAGDGRRMLAVVRRGPDADRRGPDADRRVLALVALADPVRPEAPDAVRIAHEAGITTVMITGDHVGTANAIARQTGVLDAPDRVGHDADVGPLVYARADPATKLDLIGRWREKGHVVAMTGDGVNDAPALRAADVGVAMGRRGTDVARGAADLILTDDSLATVVAAVAEGRRVFDNIRRFIRYALSGGVAEIAVMLIAPFFGMALPLLPAQILWINLVTHGLPGVALGAEEAEPDLLRRPPHSPSEGVLTRRTSAQVLLYATAITAASLAVAAWAHAAEAPWQTMLFLTLAGGQLSLALTTRSDSRPFWRVPLRTNPLLFAAVASSAALMLAGIYLPGLDTLLGTEPLTGGQLGIVLAASLVPAVVAQLDLLVARHRSRNG from the coding sequence GTGGACAGCCGCAGCACAGTGATCGGTACGACGCCCCTCGACAGCCCTTGGGCGGCCCGCGCCGCCGACGTGGCCGCGGCGCTCGGCGTGGACATGGTGACCGGCCTGACCGCCGGTGAGGCTGCGCGGCGGCTGGCCGAGAGCGGTCCGAATGTGATCGCGACCGAGCAGGACCGCTCGCTGTTCGCCTCCGTGCTGGCCCAGCTGCGCGAGACGATGATTCTGGTTCTGCTCGCCGCCGCCGTGCTCACCGCGCTGACCGGGGATTTCGCGGACATGGCGGTGATCTTGCTGGTCATCGTCGTGAACACGGCTGTGGGAGTGATTCAGGAGCGCCGCGCGCTCGGTGCGGTGGCCGCGCTGCGGGCGATGGCGGCACCGTCGGCCCGGGTGCGGCGCGACGCGCACGTCCTCGAGGTGGCCGCCACTGATCTGGTGCCGGGTGACGTGCTGATCCTCACCGAGGGTGACATCGTCGGCGCGGATGCCCGGCTGGTCGAGGCGAACGACCTCACGGTGGACGAGGCGCTGCTGACCGGCGAGGCGCTGCCCTCCACGCGCAGCGCCGAGCCGACCGGCGGCGTCGGTACGCCGGTGGGCGATCGGAGCTCGATGGCGCACGGCGGGACGCTCGTGGTGCACGGCAGCGCGGCCGCGGTCGTCGTCGCGACCGGCGTCCGCAGCGCGATCGGCGGCATCTCGGTGCTGCTCGAGCAGGCGGAGACGCCGGTGACGCCGCTGCAGCGGCGGCTCGCCCGGCTCGGCCGCATCCTGTCGGTCGTCGCGGTCGTCGCCTGCTTGCTGGTCGCGGCGCTCGGCCTGTTGCGTGGCCAGGACTGGGAGCTGGTCGTGATCACCGGCATCAGCCTGGCGGTCGCCGCGATTCCGGAGGCGCTGCCCGCGGTGGTGGCGCTCTCGCTCGCGGCCGCCGCGCGCCGGATGGCGCGGAAGGGCGCGATCGTGCGGACGCTTCCCGCGGTCGAGACGCTCGGGTCGGTCACCGTGCTGGCGTCGGACAAGACCGGCACGCTGACGTCCGGCGAGATGGCGGCGGTCGCGGTCTGGACACCGAGTGACGGCGAGCACGCATTGGACGGTGCGCCGCTGCCGGATCAGCCGCGCGAGCTGCTGGAAGCGGCGGTGCTCTGCTCGGACGCGATCCCCGGCGAACCGGGCGGCGACATGACCGAGGTCGCCCTCGTGGACGGCGCCGTGCGCGCGGGGCTGGACGTCGCGGCCGTCCGGGCGGCGAACCCGCGGACCGGCGTCGTGCCGTTCGACGCCGACCGACGGGACATGAGCACCACGCACGGCACGTTCACGCTCACCAAGGGCGCCCCGGAAGTTGTCCTGCTCCCGCAGGAAACCGAGGCGCGGACGGTCGCCGACGAGTGGGCGGGTGACGGCCGCCGGATGCTGGCGGTGGTCCGCCGCGGGCCGGACGCCGACCGGCGCGGGCCGGACGCCGACCGGCGCGTGCTGGCGCTGGTCGCGCTCGCCGACCCGGTCCGTCCCGAGGCGCCGGACGCCGTCCGGATCGCGCACGAAGCGGGCATCACCACCGTGATGATCACCGGTGACCACGTCGGCACCGCGAACGCGATCGCCCGGCAGACCGGCGTTCTCGACGCGCCGGACCGGGTCGGGCACGACGCCGACGTCGGACCGCTGGTCTATGCCCGCGCCGACCCGGCGACCAAGCTCGACCTGATCGGCCGGTGGCGGGAGAAGGGCCACGTGGTCGCGATGACCGGTGACGGCGTCAACGACGCCCCGGCGTTGCGGGCCGCCGACGTCGGCGTCGCGATGGGGCGGCGCGGCACCGACGTGGCGCGTGGAGCCGCCGACCTGATCCTCACCGACGACAGCCTCGCGACGGTCGTCGCCGCGGTGGCCGAAGGCCGGCGGGTCTTCGACAACATCCGCCGGTTCATCCGGTACGCGCTCTCCGGCGGTGTCGCCGAGATCGCGGTGATGCTGATCGCGCCGTTTTTCGGCATGGCGCTACCGCTGCTGCCCGCGCAGATCCTGTGGATCAACCTGGTGACCCACGGCCTACCCGGCGTCGCGCTCGGCGCGGAGGAGGCCGAACCGGACCTGCTCCGGCGGCCGCCGCACTCCCCGTCCGAGGGCGTGCTCACCCGCCGGACGTCCGCGCAGGTGCTGCTGTACGCCACCGCGATCACCGCGGCTTCCCTTGCGGTGGCGGCCTGGGCACATGCCGCTGAGGCGCCGTGGCAGACGATGCTCTTCCTCACCCTCGCCGGAGGGCAGCTCAGCCTCGCGCTGACCACCCGCTCGGACAGCCGGCCGTTCTGGCGGGTCCCGCTCCGCACCAACCCGCTGCTGTTCGCCGCCGTGGCCAGCAGCGCCGCGTTGATGCTCGCCGGGATCTACCTGCCCGGTTTGGACACCCTGCTCGGCACCGAACCGCTCACCGGCGGTCAGCTCGGCATCGTCCTCGCCGCCTCGCTGGTACCCGCGGTCGTGGCCCAGCTCGACCTCCTCGTCGCCCGCCACCGTTCCCGGAACGGGTGA
- a CDS encoding Acg family FMN-binding oxidoreductase — MSNSMYTSEEVLRDAAATALLAPSIFNTQPWRWEVRDSALELRTDRSRQLAVTDPMGRMLTISCGLALHHALVALAAEGRRASVERLPDESDRGLLARITLAGVTEPADVRLRDAISRRHTDRRPFAETAVPDDVIDRLRTGAEARGVYLAELHADSLVRFQVTAARAGELDADDPAYQAELAEWTHRPADTRDGVTPATAVAPTPRKVPLRSFFPAGAEGLLPGPGHDGGARYLVLWTTDDTPADWLAAGEAMSAVLLETTASGLAASPMTDVVEVPASRALLHRLLDNLGNAQAALRIGVPATDEAAPPTPRRAAGDVIDTDR, encoded by the coding sequence ATGTCGAACAGCATGTACACCAGCGAAGAGGTCTTGCGCGACGCCGCGGCGACCGCGCTGCTGGCACCGTCGATCTTCAATACCCAGCCGTGGCGCTGGGAGGTCCGGGACAGCGCACTCGAGTTGCGCACCGACCGGAGTCGGCAGCTGGCCGTGACCGACCCGATGGGGCGGATGCTCACGATCAGCTGCGGCCTAGCGCTCCATCACGCGCTGGTCGCGCTCGCGGCCGAAGGGCGTCGAGCGAGCGTCGAGCGGCTGCCTGACGAGAGCGACCGGGGCCTGTTGGCGCGCATCACGCTGGCCGGGGTTACCGAGCCGGCGGACGTCAGGCTCCGGGACGCGATCTCGCGTCGGCACACCGACCGTCGCCCGTTCGCCGAGACCGCGGTGCCCGATGACGTCATCGACCGGTTGCGTACCGGCGCCGAGGCGCGCGGTGTCTACCTGGCCGAGCTGCACGCCGACTCGCTCGTGCGCTTCCAGGTGACCGCGGCGCGCGCCGGTGAGCTCGACGCGGACGACCCCGCTTACCAGGCCGAGCTGGCCGAGTGGACGCACCGCCCGGCGGATACCCGCGACGGCGTCACACCGGCGACCGCGGTGGCGCCCACGCCGCGAAAGGTTCCGCTCCGGTCGTTCTTCCCGGCCGGCGCCGAGGGCCTGCTGCCCGGCCCCGGCCATGACGGCGGTGCCCGGTACCTGGTGCTGTGGACGACCGACGACACGCCCGCCGACTGGCTGGCCGCGGGTGAGGCGATGAGCGCGGTGCTGCTGGAGACCACCGCGTCCGGTCTGGCCGCTTCGCCGATGACCGACGTCGTCGAAGTGCCCGCGTCCCGGGCTCTGCTGCACCGCCTGCTGGACAACCTCGGCAACGCGCAGGCCGCGCTGCGCATCGGGGTGCCGGCCACGGATGAGGCCGCGCCACCAACGCCCCGCCGCGCCGCGGGCGACGTCATCGACACCGACCGCTAG
- a CDS encoding Acg family FMN-binding oxidoreductase: protein MTGSGVTLLDAERFSDLVALGTRAPSLHNTQPWRFRRHRDAVEIFVDPDRTLPATDPSGWGLRIALGAAAYNVRLGYALLGWRAEAESFPEPDEEHLLVRVRPAVEQPATPAERELAAAIPRRHTNRRPYLDTAVPASTLTALARAAEDEAARLTVLDPRAAGEVIELVRAADEELERRVGYAAERHAWTRGPEGGADGIREDRLAGRPHPDERLRRRDFGGTAPRRYESDPCLAVLTSSGAGSYDELRAGQALQHVLLRATAAGLTSSLYSQPIEVDPVRARLSALCGSGIPQMVLRVGYGLAHGPTPRRPVHEVVLPERES from the coding sequence ATGACCGGCTCCGGGGTGACGCTGCTGGACGCCGAGCGCTTCTCCGACTTGGTCGCGCTCGGCACGCGAGCGCCCTCGCTGCACAACACCCAGCCGTGGCGGTTCCGCCGGCACCGCGACGCGGTGGAGATCTTCGTCGACCCCGACCGGACGTTGCCGGCCACCGACCCGTCCGGCTGGGGTCTGCGGATCGCGCTCGGCGCGGCCGCGTACAACGTCCGTCTGGGCTACGCGCTGCTCGGCTGGCGCGCCGAGGCGGAGTCGTTCCCCGAACCGGACGAGGAGCACCTGCTGGTGCGGGTGCGCCCGGCGGTTGAGCAACCGGCGACTCCGGCGGAGCGGGAACTCGCGGCTGCGATCCCGCGACGGCATACCAACCGGCGTCCTTACCTCGATACGGCGGTGCCGGCCAGCACGCTCACCGCGCTGGCCCGAGCGGCCGAGGACGAGGCGGCGCGGCTCACCGTGCTGGACCCGCGGGCCGCCGGTGAGGTGATCGAGCTGGTCCGTGCAGCGGACGAGGAGCTCGAGCGTCGCGTCGGGTACGCGGCCGAGCGCCACGCCTGGACCCGCGGGCCGGAGGGCGGCGCGGACGGCATCCGGGAGGATCGCCTCGCGGGACGACCGCATCCGGACGAGCGGTTGCGGCGACGCGACTTCGGCGGCACCGCACCCCGCCGCTACGAGAGCGATCCGTGCCTGGCCGTCCTGACGAGTAGCGGCGCCGGAAGCTACGACGAACTCCGCGCCGGGCAGGCCTTGCAGCACGTCCTCCTCCGTGCCACCGCCGCAGGGCTGACCTCGTCGCTGTACTCGCAGCCGATCGAGGTGGATCCCGTCCGTGCCCGGCTGAGCGCGCTCTGCGGCAGCGGCATACCCCAGATGGTCCTGCGGGTCGGTTACGGACTGGCGCACGGTCCCACTCCGCGTCGCCCGGTGCACGAGGTGGTGCTGCCGGAGCGCGAGAGCTAA
- a CDS encoding AAA family ATPase produces the protein MAEIPQQPAAVAETHSGVVFFTGDRAYKLKKPLDLGFVDFRTPESRRHACHREVELNRQFARDVYLGVAEVHGPDGRPCDWLVVMRRMPTDRRLSALLAAGEDGDGPLRALARMLAAHHATARRSAVIDAQGSPAALRTRWTDNLAGLEPFRGTIADPVVLDEIADRALRYVDGRGDLLADRVASGRVRDGHGDLLADDVFCLDDGPRALDCLEFDDALRAVDGVDDAACLAMDLERLGAPAAAARFLGWFAEFTGGPRVTSLEHHYVAYRAVMRAKVASLRWQQGDTGRAADVTRLLGIGLTHLRAAEARLILVGGLPGVGKSTVAGGLADALGAVLLRSDRMRKEAAGLAPEADGRAPWRTGLYEPGRTSSAYDALLHRAVDALRRGESVVLDASWAGAVQRDAARVVASRAGATLVELHCVAPAAVAAERIAHRSGDPSDATPEIAARLAAEFAPWPEASVVHTDRTPADAIAAALHRVGRTVDRRDQRPPVTAQRP, from the coding sequence ATGGCTGAGATACCGCAGCAACCGGCCGCCGTCGCCGAGACGCACTCCGGCGTCGTCTTCTTCACCGGCGACCGTGCCTACAAGCTGAAGAAGCCGCTCGACCTCGGGTTCGTCGACTTCCGCACGCCCGAGTCGCGGAGGCACGCCTGTCACCGGGAAGTCGAACTCAACCGCCAGTTCGCGCGCGACGTCTACCTCGGTGTCGCGGAGGTGCACGGGCCGGACGGTCGGCCGTGCGACTGGCTGGTGGTGATGCGCCGTATGCCGACCGACCGGCGCCTCTCGGCGCTGCTCGCGGCCGGGGAGGACGGGGACGGACCGCTGCGTGCGCTGGCCCGGATGCTCGCCGCCCACCACGCCACCGCGCGACGCTCGGCGGTCATCGACGCCCAAGGCTCGCCCGCCGCGCTCCGGACGCGCTGGACGGACAACCTGGCCGGGCTGGAGCCGTTCCGAGGCACGATCGCCGATCCGGTGGTGCTCGACGAGATCGCCGACCGGGCGCTGCGCTACGTCGACGGGCGCGGTGATCTGCTGGCCGACCGGGTGGCGTCCGGCCGGGTCCGGGACGGCCACGGCGACCTGCTCGCCGACGACGTCTTCTGCCTGGACGACGGGCCCCGCGCCCTGGACTGCCTGGAGTTCGACGACGCGCTGCGGGCCGTGGACGGCGTCGACGACGCGGCCTGCCTCGCGATGGACCTGGAGCGGCTGGGCGCCCCGGCTGCCGCGGCCCGGTTCCTGGGCTGGTTCGCCGAGTTCACCGGCGGGCCCCGGGTGACCTCGCTGGAGCACCACTACGTGGCCTACCGGGCGGTGATGCGCGCGAAGGTCGCGAGCCTGCGCTGGCAGCAGGGGGACACCGGCCGGGCCGCGGACGTCACCCGGCTGCTCGGCATCGGGCTCACGCACCTGCGGGCCGCCGAGGCCCGGCTGATCCTGGTCGGCGGGCTGCCGGGCGTCGGCAAGTCCACGGTGGCCGGCGGGCTCGCGGACGCGCTCGGCGCGGTCCTGCTGCGGTCCGACCGCATGCGCAAGGAGGCGGCGGGCCTGGCGCCGGAGGCCGACGGCCGGGCGCCGTGGCGGACCGGACTCTACGAGCCCGGCCGGACCTCCTCCGCGTACGACGCGCTGCTCCACCGAGCGGTCGACGCGCTGCGGCGCGGCGAGTCGGTGGTGCTCGACGCGAGCTGGGCCGGCGCCGTCCAGCGGGACGCCGCGCGAGTCGTCGCGTCCCGGGCCGGCGCGACGCTCGTCGAGCTGCACTGCGTAGCCCCGGCCGCGGTCGCCGCCGAGCGGATCGCGCACCGCTCCGGCGATCCGTCCGATGCGACCCCGGAGATCGCCGCCCGGTTGGCCGCGGAGTTCGCGCCGTGGCCGGAGGCGTCGGTAGTCCACACGGATCGAACTCCCGCCGACGCGATCGCCGCCGCGCTTCATCGGGTCGGGCGAACCGTCGACCGGCGGGACCAACGTCCCCCGGTCACGGCCCAGCGACCCTGA